The nucleotide sequence TTTATACATTGCCCATTCAGATAAAAACCAAATCGAAGACATTATCAACAATCGTTCTAATCCAGAAATTGATCTAATCGTTGTCACCGATGGAGAAGGTGTACTCGGTATTGGCGATCAGGGCATTGGCGGTATGGATATCCCAGTTGCCAAACTAATGGTTTATAGTCTTTGCGGTGGAATAGATCCCACCAGAACACTGCCTGTTTTTCTAGATGTAGGAACAAATAATCAGGAATTACTTAATGATCCTCTTTATTTAGGTTGTCAGCATCCTCGTATTGACACAGAGCAATATGATGCTTTCATTCTTACCTTTGTGAATGCTATCCGCCAACATTTCCCTCACGCCTTTTTACATTGGGAGGATTTTGGTCGTGGAAATGCCCGACGTATTTTAGATAAATTTCAAGATGAGTTATGCACCTTCAATGATGATATCCAAGGTACAGGAGCAGTCACCTTGGCAGCCTTACTGGCTGCTTGTGACGTTAGTGGCATTAAGCTAGAAGATCATCGTATTGTTGTCTTTGGTGCAGGCTCCGCCGGAACAGGAATTAGTGATCAAATTGTTGATGCAATGGTAAGGCGTGGCTTAAAGGTAGAGGAAGCGTATAGACGCTTTTGGCTAATTGATCGCCAAGGCCTTTTAATCGACAGTGATCTGGAGCTAACTGAAGCACAAAAACCCTATGCACGGCAGTCAACCGAAATAGCCTCTTGGGAAATTCAGGGCAAACAACAACTTTCTCTTACCGATACAGTCCGTCAAATTAAACCAACGATTCTTATTGGTTGCTCAGCTCAACCTGGTTCATTTTCACAAGATATCATCGAGATCATGTCTAATACGTGCGAAAGACCAATCATTTTTCCTCTTTCTAATCCGGATGAAAAATGTGAGGCACAGCCTACTGATATTCTCACCTGGAGCCAAGGTAAAGCGTTAATTGCCACAGGCA is from Legionella donaldsonii and encodes:
- a CDS encoding NAD-dependent malic enzyme; translated protein: MLDFKIVRDEQTGEQFIETSICGKPLLTIPQLNKSTAFTQEERHAFGLLGKLPHRVETLDEQVKRAYLQYSSYTSRLQQNIYLNNLHDKNQILFYKLISRHLGEMLPTIYTPIVGTAVKRFSHEYRQPRGLYIAHSDKNQIEDIINNRSNPEIDLIVVTDGEGVLGIGDQGIGGMDIPVAKLMVYSLCGGIDPTRTLPVFLDVGTNNQELLNDPLYLGCQHPRIDTEQYDAFILTFVNAIRQHFPHAFLHWEDFGRGNARRILDKFQDELCTFNDDIQGTGAVTLAALLAACDVSGIKLEDHRIVVFGAGSAGTGISDQIVDAMVRRGLKVEEAYRRFWLIDRQGLLIDSDLELTEAQKPYARQSTEIASWEIQGKQQLSLTDTVRQIKPTILIGCSAQPGSFSQDIIEIMSNTCERPIIFPLSNPDEKCEAQPTDILTWSQGKALIATGTAFPAIEYQNRLLQIAQCNNALVFPGIGLGILAVRASRLSKGMIWAAAEILSEHAPSKKDSFLPLLPSLDDAQTVAKHIAVAVAQTAIDEGLAQINQQADLEKLIQELFWEPRYLPFRKLG